The following are from one region of the Haloactinomyces albus genome:
- a CDS encoding ArsA family ATPase has product MSDPTTHPELLDIDGFLDDPANRIVVCCGSGGVGKTTTAAALAIRAAERGRKTVVLTIDPARRLAQALGMRELDNQPRQVALDSTDSGADLSAMMLDMRRTFDDMVLAHAGRERAQQILDNPFYRTISTSLSGTQEYMAMERLGQLAADDVWDLIIVDTPPSRSALDFLDAPQRLSTVLDGRLIRMLSSPARTGGRGLRKVVGAGFGMFSKVVSTIIGGQLLADASAFVQAFDSTFGGFRERAEQTYRLLRSPETAFLVVAAPEPDALREASHFVERLTGDSMPLAGLIANRTHPVLADLPATRASSAAEELETAGSSPLAASVLRLHADRVAVADREKRLLARFTRAHPEVPLTGVPALSSEVHDMAGLREIGRRLSNA; this is encoded by the coding sequence ATGAGTGATCCGACCACGCATCCCGAACTCCTGGACATCGACGGGTTCCTGGACGACCCCGCCAACCGCATCGTCGTATGCTGCGGCTCGGGTGGCGTGGGCAAGACCACCACGGCCGCCGCACTCGCGATCCGCGCCGCAGAGCGCGGGCGCAAGACCGTGGTGCTGACCATCGACCCCGCCAGGCGGCTGGCTCAGGCACTGGGCATGCGCGAACTGGACAACCAGCCGCGGCAGGTCGCCCTGGACAGCACCGACTCCGGCGCCGACCTCAGCGCCATGATGCTGGACATGCGTCGGACGTTCGACGACATGGTGCTCGCCCACGCCGGTCGGGAGCGCGCGCAGCAGATCCTGGACAACCCCTTCTACCGGACGATCTCCACGTCGTTGTCCGGAACCCAGGAGTACATGGCGATGGAACGGCTCGGGCAGCTCGCCGCCGACGACGTCTGGGACCTGATCATCGTGGACACCCCACCGAGCCGGTCGGCCCTGGACTTCCTCGACGCCCCGCAACGGCTGTCCACGGTGCTCGACGGCAGGCTGATCCGGATGCTGTCCAGCCCCGCACGAACGGGCGGCCGGGGACTGCGCAAGGTCGTCGGCGCGGGCTTCGGCATGTTCTCCAAGGTCGTTTCGACGATCATCGGCGGACAACTCCTGGCCGATGCATCGGCGTTCGTGCAAGCCTTCGACTCCACCTTCGGCGGCTTCCGGGAGCGCGCCGAACAGACCTACCGGCTGCTGCGCTCGCCGGAGACGGCATTCCTGGTGGTGGCCGCACCGGAGCCGGACGCCCTGCGGGAGGCGTCCCACTTCGTCGAGCGACTCACCGGGGACTCCATGCCGCTGGCCGGGCTGATCGCCAACCGTACCCATCCGGTGCTGGCCGACCTGCCTGCCACACGGGCATCGTCGGCCGCCGAGGAACTCGAAACGGCAGGCTCCTCCCCGCTGGCCGCCTCGGTACTTCGTCTCCACGCCGACCGGGTGGCGGTGGCCGACCGGGAGAAGCGACTGCTGGCCCGGTTCACCCGCGCCCATCCCGAAGTTCCCCTGACCGGCGTCCCGGCATTGTCCTCCGAGGTACACGACATGGCGGGGTTGCGCGAGATCGGCCGCCGACTGAGCAACGCCTGA
- a CDS encoding WhiB family transcriptional regulator: MTFEQGDWRVRAACRDENPDRLFVRGAEQRQARVVCFGCPVRTECLAEALDKRIEFGVWGGMTERERRALLRRRPDVRDWRALLEAARRDSTEPNEYQNTYRAS, from the coding sequence GTGACGTTCGAACAGGGGGACTGGCGGGTTCGGGCCGCGTGCCGCGACGAGAATCCCGACCGGCTGTTTGTCCGGGGTGCCGAGCAGCGCCAGGCGCGCGTGGTCTGCTTCGGGTGCCCTGTCCGCACGGAGTGCCTTGCCGAGGCGCTCGACAAAAGGATCGAATTCGGTGTGTGGGGCGGTATGACGGAACGGGAACGGCGTGCGCTGCTGCGCAGGCGCCCGGATGTCCGCGACTGGCGTGCACTGCTGGAAGCGGCCCGCCGTGACTCCACCGAACCGAACGAGTACCAGAACACCTACCGGGCGAGCTGA
- a CDS encoding penicillin-binding protein — protein MRVRDGLLKLFGLCVLAGVLVAGLLFPAAGAIGVMSNRASDTVSSLSSKLVTEQVPLVTTVTDRAGNPIAYLFKQNRTPVTSDQIANTMKAAMVAIEDQRFFEHQGVDWPGTVRAALSNQLAGRITQGASTITQQYVKNYLVHVVAAGNPVQQAEATEQTIARKLREIRIALQLEKRLSKQEILTRYLNVVPFGNRVYGVAAAARTYFDTSADKLTIPQAALLAGIVNEPGALNPVTHPDDALFRRNLVIDAMARQERITQEAAREARQAPLGIERPLNSLPNGCVGAGPENGFFCKYVIDYLERAGFSRKQLERGGYTIRTTLDQSITKAAHASAQKQVPPQESPGITNVMTVVEPGTKKHAVRALVTNRSFGFDKSKGETAYAWPSSMIPQGAGSVYKTFIAAAALEEGMGIHNVIPSPGSYTTMAYGPRPYTVTNAEGISPGPRTLQMALATSPNTAFVALQDRVGLGDAVDMAARLGMRKTLLRSNFGGRPLAPNSDELSQAETIKQKTFGGFTLGFTPTSPLELANVSATLSSGGVWCPPTPIKSIVDRHGDPVSITESPCEQVVDEELANAMFVGMSKDTTEGTAVAAAKAANWTRPTAAKTGTTESYESAAFIGATAHLAGSVLTFAHGPGQQGICLGNPPRLCGGGNIYGGTIPARTWMGAMKPAHKGMPTVPLPSVTPRYAEGGSDKEVPDVVGMNVEQATKTLREADYKVRKQAVSSSRSRGAVISQSPRGSVPPGKTVTISVSTGYIPPPRTHTKPPPPDQGRPAQDNPQEPTGRPSKSGEPGKPTPGGQPPPPRPPASPTPGG, from the coding sequence GTGCGAGTCCGGGATGGCCTGCTGAAGCTGTTCGGTCTGTGTGTGCTGGCCGGAGTCCTGGTGGCAGGATTACTCTTTCCTGCCGCGGGCGCCATCGGCGTCATGTCCAACCGCGCCAGCGACACGGTGAGCAGCCTGTCCTCCAAACTCGTCACCGAACAGGTACCGCTGGTGACCACTGTCACAGATCGCGCGGGTAATCCCATCGCGTACCTGTTCAAGCAGAACCGCACCCCCGTCACCTCCGACCAGATCGCCAACACGATGAAGGCCGCGATGGTGGCGATCGAGGACCAGCGGTTCTTCGAACACCAGGGCGTGGACTGGCCCGGCACCGTGCGGGCCGCTCTCAGCAATCAGCTCGCCGGGAGGATCACTCAGGGCGCCTCGACGATCACCCAGCAGTACGTGAAGAACTACCTGGTACATGTGGTCGCCGCCGGAAACCCGGTCCAGCAGGCCGAAGCCACGGAACAGACCATCGCGCGCAAGCTGCGCGAGATCCGCATCGCACTGCAACTGGAGAAACGGCTGAGCAAGCAGGAGATCCTCACCCGCTATCTCAACGTGGTGCCGTTCGGGAACCGGGTCTACGGCGTGGCCGCGGCCGCCCGGACGTACTTCGACACCTCGGCCGACAAGCTGACGATTCCCCAGGCCGCACTACTGGCCGGAATCGTCAACGAACCCGGTGCGCTGAACCCGGTGACTCATCCCGACGACGCGCTGTTCCGGCGCAATCTCGTCATCGACGCGATGGCTCGCCAAGAACGAATCACGCAGGAAGCGGCCCGGGAGGCACGGCAGGCTCCGCTGGGCATCGAGCGTCCCCTCAACAGCCTTCCGAACGGCTGCGTCGGCGCGGGCCCGGAGAACGGATTCTTCTGCAAATACGTGATCGACTACCTGGAGCGGGCAGGATTCTCCAGGAAACAGCTCGAACGCGGCGGTTACACCATCCGCACCACGCTGGACCAGTCGATCACGAAGGCAGCCCACGCCTCGGCGCAGAAACAGGTTCCGCCGCAGGAGAGCCCGGGCATCACCAATGTGATGACGGTGGTCGAGCCGGGCACGAAGAAACATGCGGTCCGGGCACTGGTGACCAACCGGAGCTTCGGTTTCGACAAGAGCAAGGGCGAGACCGCCTACGCCTGGCCGAGCTCGATGATCCCCCAGGGTGCGGGGTCGGTCTACAAGACGTTCATCGCCGCTGCCGCGCTGGAAGAAGGAATGGGGATCCACAACGTCATCCCCTCCCCCGGTAGCTACACCACCATGGCCTACGGGCCCCGCCCGTACACGGTGACCAACGCCGAAGGTATCTCTCCCGGCCCCCGCACGCTCCAGATGGCACTGGCCACCTCCCCGAACACCGCGTTCGTCGCCCTGCAGGACCGGGTCGGCCTCGGCGATGCGGTGGACATGGCCGCACGTCTGGGCATGCGCAAGACTCTGCTCCGCAGCAACTTCGGCGGCCGGCCGCTGGCTCCGAACAGCGACGAACTCTCCCAGGCCGAGACGATCAAGCAGAAAACCTTCGGCGGGTTCACGCTCGGGTTCACGCCGACCAGCCCGCTGGAACTGGCCAATGTCTCCGCCACGCTCAGCAGCGGTGGGGTGTGGTGTCCGCCCACCCCGATCAAGAGCATCGTGGATCGGCACGGCGACCCGGTCTCGATCACGGAGTCGCCGTGCGAACAGGTCGTGGACGAAGAGCTGGCCAATGCCATGTTCGTCGGGATGAGCAAGGACACCACCGAGGGAACCGCCGTCGCCGCGGCCAAGGCGGCGAACTGGACCCGGCCGACGGCGGCCAAGACCGGAACGACCGAGAGCTACGAGTCCGCCGCGTTCATCGGGGCGACCGCACATCTCGCCGGTTCGGTCCTGACCTTCGCCCACGGGCCCGGCCAGCAGGGAATCTGTCTCGGCAATCCACCCCGGCTGTGCGGTGGCGGCAATATCTACGGCGGCACGATCCCCGCACGCACGTGGATGGGCGCGATGAAACCCGCCCACAAGGGCATGCCGACCGTTCCGCTGCCGAGCGTGACACCGCGCTACGCCGAGGGCGGTTCCGACAAGGAGGTCCCCGACGTCGTCGGCATGAACGTCGAGCAGGCCACGAAGACACTGCGCGAGGCCGACTACAAGGTGCGGAAGCAAGCGGTGAGCAGCTCGCGTTCCCGAGGTGCCGTGATCAGCCAGAGCCCGCGCGGTTCCGTACCTCCGGGCAAGACCGTGACGATCTCGGTGAGTACCGGCTATATTCCGCCGCCACGGACGCATACGAAGCCGCCACCGCCCGACCAGGGCAGACCGGCACAGGACAATCCGCAAGAACCCACCGGCCGGCCCAGCAAGTCCGGGGAGCCGGGCAAGCCCACTCCGGGCGGACAACCTCCGCCCCCACGCCCACCGGCTTCCCCCACACCCGGCGGCTGA
- a CDS encoding siderophore-interacting protein, which yields MTSTHSGTRRVQARYRLLDVHAVERITPRMARVKLSGDELADFVSSGTDQRIKLCLPEPGRPAPLGRTRAEVFALPREQQPRQRTYTVRHFDAHRRELTIDLVIHDHGGPGAAWAASVRPGDRIVTVGPSPSYRPSSDANPLVLAGDETALPAISAILEELPEATPTRVFLEVADSGEHQQVDTAADVAWTWLHRDGAPAGRSNLLTEAVRSVDLGTHPHVWIGAEAATVRDLRAHCQDVLGMERARVYALAYWRRDRAS from the coding sequence GTGACAAGCACGCATTCCGGCACGCGGCGCGTGCAGGCCCGGTATCGGTTGCTGGACGTCCACGCCGTGGAGCGGATCACTCCTCGGATGGCGCGGGTGAAGCTGAGTGGGGACGAGCTGGCGGATTTCGTCAGCAGTGGAACCGACCAGCGGATCAAGCTGTGCCTGCCGGAACCGGGTCGTCCGGCCCCGTTGGGCCGGACCAGGGCGGAGGTATTCGCGCTGCCGCGTGAGCAACAACCGCGGCAGCGCACTTACACGGTTCGCCACTTCGACGCGCATCGCCGAGAGCTCACGATCGACCTGGTGATACACGATCACGGCGGTCCGGGGGCGGCTTGGGCCGCGAGCGTGCGGCCCGGTGACCGGATCGTCACGGTCGGCCCGAGCCCGTCGTACCGACCGAGCTCGGACGCGAATCCGCTGGTACTCGCAGGGGACGAGACCGCACTGCCCGCGATCTCCGCGATTCTGGAGGAGTTGCCCGAGGCCACGCCCACACGTGTGTTCCTCGAAGTCGCCGACTCCGGGGAACACCAGCAGGTCGACACCGCCGCCGATGTCGCGTGGACCTGGCTACACCGCGACGGAGCACCCGCGGGCCGGTCGAACCTGCTCACCGAGGCAGTCCGCTCCGTCGATCTCGGGACACACCCGCACGTGTGGATCGGCGCGGAAGCCGCAACGGTCCGCGACCTGCGTGCACATTGTCAGGATGTACTGGGAATGGAACGTGCCCGCGTGTACGCATTGGCTTACTGGCGCCGCGATCGCGCCTCGTGA
- a CDS encoding GatB/YqeY domain-containing protein — protein MAELKDKLRTDLTAAIKERDPAVTGVLRMALSAIGTEEVSGKQARELTDEEVQRVLSKEAKKRDESASAFDAADRPEQAAAERTEGEILRRYLPAQLDENELIELVRAAVSEVAADLGEQPGPKQMGQVMKVANAKVAGRAEGGRVAAVVKAELAS, from the coding sequence ATGGCCGAACTGAAAGACAAGCTGCGGACGGATCTGACCGCAGCGATCAAGGAGCGTGACCCCGCCGTCACCGGTGTCCTGCGGATGGCGCTGTCCGCCATCGGTACTGAGGAGGTCTCCGGCAAGCAGGCACGCGAACTCACCGACGAGGAGGTGCAGCGTGTCCTGTCCAAGGAGGCCAAGAAGCGCGACGAGTCGGCGAGTGCGTTCGATGCCGCCGACCGCCCGGAGCAGGCCGCGGCCGAGCGGACGGAAGGGGAGATCCTGCGCCGCTACCTGCCCGCGCAGCTCGACGAGAATGAGCTGATCGAGCTCGTGCGGGCTGCCGTGTCCGAGGTCGCCGCCGATCTCGGTGAACAGCCGGGGCCGAAGCAGATGGGACAGGTCATGAAGGTCGCCAACGCGAAGGTGGCGGGCCGCGCCGAGGGCGGCCGGGTCGCTGCGGTGGTCAAGGCCGAACTCGCGAGCTGA
- a CDS encoding metallophosphoesterase, translated as MNTLGRTMLTTGALGAAALAYSAGIERKRWTLRHTTLPVLGEGSRELRVLHISDLHMLPNQHSKQRWVAALDELEPDLVVNTGDNLAHPRAVPAVLRALGPLLDRPGVFVFGSNDYYAPKPKNPARYLLPSARMKRIRGAQLPWGDLRAAMTERGWQDLTHQRHELTPAGTTIHAAGVDDPHLKRDHYSRIAGAVPTGITLRLGVTHSPEPRVLDAFAEDGYDLVMAGHTHGGQLCVPGYGAIVTNCELDRTRARGASTWGRHMRLHVSAGLGTSPYAPFRFACPPEATLLTLVPRSQEPSHQYVNAIGGPRFGADTKVR; from the coding sequence GTGAACACGCTCGGGCGAACCATGCTCACCACCGGTGCACTCGGCGCCGCCGCACTCGCCTACTCCGCCGGGATCGAGCGCAAGCGCTGGACACTGCGGCACACCACCCTGCCGGTGCTCGGCGAAGGCAGTCGCGAACTGCGGGTCCTGCACATATCGGACCTGCACATGCTGCCGAACCAGCACTCGAAGCAGCGCTGGGTGGCCGCGCTCGATGAACTCGAGCCCGACCTGGTCGTCAACACCGGCGACAACCTCGCCCACCCGCGGGCCGTCCCGGCCGTGCTGCGCGCTTTGGGCCCGTTGTTGGACCGACCCGGCGTGTTCGTCTTCGGCAGCAACGACTACTACGCGCCGAAGCCGAAGAACCCCGCCCGCTACCTGTTGCCTTCCGCCCGGATGAAACGGATCCGAGGTGCCCAGCTGCCCTGGGGCGACCTGCGTGCCGCGATGACCGAGCGCGGCTGGCAGGACCTCACACACCAACGGCACGAACTCACCCCGGCGGGCACCACCATCCATGCCGCAGGTGTGGACGATCCGCACCTCAAACGTGATCACTACTCCCGGATCGCGGGCGCCGTCCCCACGGGGATCACCCTCCGCCTCGGAGTGACCCACTCCCCCGAACCGCGAGTGCTGGACGCGTTCGCCGAGGACGGCTACGACCTGGTCATGGCCGGTCACACCCACGGTGGTCAGCTGTGCGTGCCGGGCTACGGTGCGATCGTGACCAACTGCGAGCTGGATCGCACACGAGCACGCGGTGCCTCGACATGGGGGCGGCACATGCGACTGCACGTTTCGGCCGGGCTGGGAACCTCACCGTACGCACCCTTCCGCTTCGCCTGCCCCCCGGAAGCGACCCTGCTGACGCTGGTTCCGCGCTCACAAGAGCCGTCGCACCAGTACGTGAACGCGATCGGCGGACCCCGTTTCGGAGCGGACACGAAGGTCCGATAA
- a CDS encoding prolyl oligopeptidase family serine peptidase, with product MSTYPGATVPKALFDDPDKEARWRARFSAPRVSVPDWARDAPQRSLYVSNVSGTWELYAWDRSTGTHRQVTDRPNGTFHGTLPVDGERVWWFDDTDGDEFGSWVTEPFGEHGTRPQPALPGTHAGYPAGLELGARIIAAGMSTDDGVTVWVMRDGGAPEIVYQHEQDGGLAVLSWDENLLVIMHSEHGDSRHPAMRVLRSADGSAVADKWDGPGKGLSALDFAPVSGDPRLLVLHERRGREELLIWDVEADTETEIDLGLPGEVSADWYPDGRALLIAHTHRARTTMHRYDLASGELTPLSSPEGTVGTASVRPDHSVEYSWSSAATPGLVRTLSPNGEDRVLLAPGGDRAPASVPVSDAFIEVPHGPNDTVHALIARPPGTGDEPIPTVFNLHGGPHAADEDRFSSYRAAWIEAGFAVVEVNYRGSTGYGSQWRDAIEGRPGLTELADVAHVQDWAIEQGLTTPAHSVVAGASWGGYLTLLALGTQPQRWAGGVAGVPVADYVSAYADEMEPLRAFDRAMFGGSPEQVPEVYRDCSPITYVDRVRAPVLVLAGDNDPRCPIRQIENYLDRLRQRQVPFEFYRYDAGHGSLVIAETLDQVATEIHFARRAVGMDR from the coding sequence GTGAGCACTTACCCCGGCGCGACAGTCCCGAAGGCCCTGTTCGACGATCCGGACAAGGAGGCACGCTGGCGAGCACGTTTCAGTGCCCCGCGCGTGTCGGTGCCGGACTGGGCACGTGACGCACCCCAGCGCAGTCTGTACGTCTCGAATGTCAGCGGCACCTGGGAGCTCTACGCCTGGGACCGCTCCACCGGGACACACCGGCAGGTCACCGACCGTCCGAACGGCACGTTCCACGGCACGCTGCCCGTCGACGGCGAGCGGGTCTGGTGGTTCGACGACACCGACGGTGACGAGTTCGGAAGCTGGGTCACCGAACCCTTCGGCGAGCACGGCACACGTCCGCAGCCTGCGCTGCCCGGTACCCATGCCGGTTATCCGGCGGGACTGGAGCTGGGTGCACGGATCATCGCGGCGGGCATGTCCACCGACGACGGCGTGACCGTCTGGGTCATGCGCGACGGTGGCGCCCCGGAGATCGTCTACCAGCACGAGCAGGACGGCGGCTTGGCCGTGCTCTCCTGGGACGAGAACCTGCTGGTCATCATGCATTCCGAACACGGCGACAGCCGGCACCCCGCGATGCGGGTGCTGCGCTCCGCCGACGGCTCCGCGGTCGCCGACAAGTGGGACGGACCCGGCAAGGGTCTGTCCGCGTTGGACTTCGCGCCGGTGTCGGGGGATCCGCGCCTGCTGGTGCTGCACGAACGCCGGGGCCGGGAAGAGCTGCTGATCTGGGATGTCGAGGCCGACACCGAAACCGAGATCGACCTCGGTCTGCCCGGCGAGGTCTCCGCCGACTGGTACCCGGACGGCCGGGCACTCCTGATCGCGCACACCCACCGGGCGCGGACCACGATGCACCGCTACGACCTCGCCTCCGGGGAACTGACTCCCCTGTCGAGTCCGGAAGGCACCGTCGGCACCGCCTCGGTCCGCCCGGATCACTCCGTGGAGTACTCGTGGTCATCGGCGGCCACGCCCGGGCTGGTACGCACGTTGTCCCCGAACGGGGAGGATCGGGTACTGCTCGCTCCCGGGGGCGACCGGGCACCCGCCTCCGTGCCGGTCAGCGACGCGTTCATCGAGGTCCCCCACGGCCCCAACGACACCGTGCACGCGCTGATCGCCCGCCCCCCTGGTACAGGTGACGAGCCGATCCCGACGGTGTTCAATCTGCACGGCGGTCCACACGCCGCCGATGAGGATCGTTTCTCGTCCTATCGAGCAGCGTGGATCGAAGCCGGGTTCGCCGTGGTGGAGGTCAACTACCGGGGTTCGACGGGGTACGGCTCACAGTGGCGGGACGCGATCGAGGGCCGTCCCGGACTGACCGAGCTGGCCGACGTCGCGCACGTGCAGGACTGGGCGATCGAGCAGGGCCTGACCACTCCGGCCCACAGCGTGGTGGCGGGTGCTTCCTGGGGCGGGTACCTGACACTGCTCGCATTGGGCACGCAGCCGCAGCGCTGGGCCGGCGGTGTCGCGGGGGTTCCGGTCGCCGACTACGTGTCGGCCTACGCCGACGAGATGGAGCCGCTGCGTGCCTTCGACCGTGCCATGTTCGGCGGTTCGCCGGAGCAGGTGCCCGAGGTGTATCGGGATTGCTCGCCGATCACCTACGTCGACCGGGTACGTGCGCCCGTACTGGTTCTGGCCGGGGACAACGATCCCCGCTGCCCGATCCGGCAGATCGAGAACTATCTCGACCGGTTGCGGCAACGACAGGTGCCGTTCGAGTTCTACCGCTACGACGCCGGGCACGGCTCGCTGGTGATCGCCGAAACCCTCGACCAGGTCGCCACGGAGATCCACTTCGCCCGCCGCGCCGTCGGTATGGATCGCTGA
- a CDS encoding DUF1059 domain-containing protein, with protein sequence MARKIADCRRYPSESHCTLTITGEEDEVVRAAAEHAVSVHGHVDSPEMRAQLREFLEDEVAASPTA encoded by the coding sequence ATGGCCAGGAAAATTGCGGACTGCCGCAGATATCCGAGCGAATCACACTGCACGCTGACGATCACCGGTGAGGAGGACGAAGTGGTCCGCGCTGCTGCCGAGCACGCGGTCTCGGTGCACGGCCACGTCGACAGCCCGGAAATGCGTGCGCAGCTGCGCGAGTTCCTCGAAGACGAGGTCGCCGCATCGCCCACGGCATGA
- a CDS encoding Crp/Fnr family transcriptional regulator, which translates to MSTDPEVISSLARSRLSGLPREVLGRVIARSTDLHVRAGRVLVRTDRTEVFCYLLVSGLLRSYLTSPAGRQVTIRYSRPGSLLGITTLFASGAVPANLQAVTDARMLCLQPATLQSLARTDVRVGHAFLVELSDRTVTYMNAVGDAVFSSLHDRVLSHLLDIATPGQQSSELSARISQQDLADQVGTVREVVVRILRELRSAGLVRTERDRIVLLDAARLHTRLNGRS; encoded by the coding sequence ATGAGCACTGATCCCGAGGTGATCTCGTCGCTCGCGCGGAGTCGGCTGTCGGGCCTTCCGCGCGAGGTACTCGGCCGTGTCATCGCACGGTCCACGGACCTCCACGTCCGGGCAGGCAGGGTGCTGGTCCGCACCGACCGAACCGAGGTCTTCTGTTATCTGCTGGTCAGCGGGCTGCTCCGGAGCTATCTGACCTCACCGGCCGGCCGCCAGGTGACGATCCGCTACTCCCGCCCGGGCTCGCTGCTGGGCATCACGACGCTGTTCGCCTCCGGAGCCGTGCCCGCCAATCTTCAGGCGGTGACCGACGCCCGGATGCTGTGCCTGCAACCCGCGACGCTGCAGTCACTGGCACGCACCGATGTGCGAGTCGGCCATGCTTTCCTGGTCGAACTCAGTGACCGGACCGTCACCTACATGAACGCCGTCGGCGATGCGGTCTTTTCCTCCTTGCACGATCGCGTCCTCAGCCACCTGCTCGACATCGCCACACCGGGGCAGCAGTCCTCCGAACTCTCGGCCCGAATCAGCCAGCAGGACCTCGCCGATCAGGTCGGCACCGTGCGTGAGGTCGTCGTGCGCATTCTCCGAGAGCTGCGGTCGGCGGGGCTGGTGCGCACCGAACGCGACCGCATCGTGCTTCTCGACGCTGCACGACTGCACACCCGGCTGAACGGCAGGTCCTGA
- a CDS encoding Dps family protein, whose protein sequence is MTEKAPITSPLGNSERDITGKALQGTLVDMVDLHLTAKQAHWNVVGTHFREVHLHLDELVDSAREFADNVAERAATIGISPDARASTVAEGSGVPNMDAGWQQDRNVIETVVENLATLIRRLRARIDETDKTDLVTQDLLLSISAKLEETHWMWQAKLADG, encoded by the coding sequence ATGACCGAGAAGGCTCCGATCACCAGCCCGCTGGGTAACTCCGAACGCGACATCACGGGCAAGGCGCTGCAGGGCACCCTGGTCGACATGGTCGATCTGCACCTGACCGCCAAGCAGGCTCACTGGAACGTGGTGGGCACCCACTTCCGCGAGGTGCACCTGCATCTGGACGAGCTGGTCGACAGCGCCAGGGAGTTCGCCGACAACGTCGCCGAGCGCGCGGCCACGATCGGTATCTCGCCGGACGCCCGGGCCAGCACGGTCGCCGAGGGCTCCGGCGTACCGAACATGGACGCGGGCTGGCAACAGGACCGCAACGTCATCGAGACCGTCGTGGAGAATCTGGCCACGCTGATTCGCCGCCTGCGGGCACGGATCGACGAGACGGACAAGACGGACCTGGTCACGCAGGATCTGTTGCTGTCGATCTCGGCAAAGCTGGAGGAAACCCACTGGATGTGGCAGGCGAAACTGGCCGACGGCTGA
- a CDS encoding NADPH-dependent FMN reductase produces MTVTVVGIGGSVRSDSQSERALHAVLAGAREAGAKVHAITGSSLVLPFFDPSVTERTDNAHELVEALRAADGVVIASPGYHGTFSGLIKNALDYVEDLREADRPYLEGRAVGCVGTAYGWQATVTTLQQLRSVVHALRGWPTPLGAAVNSTETRLGPGGECSDPKVVSTLHTVGRQVTDFALRSS; encoded by the coding sequence ATGACGGTGACCGTGGTGGGGATCGGCGGTTCGGTGCGGTCCGACTCGCAGTCCGAACGTGCCCTGCATGCCGTGCTTGCGGGGGCGCGCGAGGCCGGTGCCAAGGTCCACGCGATCACCGGCAGCAGCCTGGTGCTGCCCTTCTTCGATCCGTCGGTCACCGAGCGCACGGACAATGCGCACGAACTCGTGGAGGCGCTCCGTGCCGCGGACGGTGTGGTGATCGCCTCACCCGGCTACCACGGGACCTTCTCGGGACTGATCAAAAACGCCCTCGACTACGTCGAGGATCTCCGCGAAGCCGACCGCCCGTACCTCGAGGGCCGGGCTGTGGGTTGCGTCGGTACCGCCTACGGCTGGCAGGCCACGGTGACGACCCTGCAGCAGCTGCGTTCGGTGGTGCACGCGCTGCGTGGCTGGCCGACGCCCCTGGGCGCGGCGGTCAACTCGACCGAGACGCGGCTCGGACCCGGCGGGGAATGTTCGGACCCGAAGGTGGTCTCTACCCTGCACACGGTCGGACGCCAGGTGACGGACTTCGCGCTCCGGAGTTCGTGA